CTGGTAGTGCCACAGACATCTTCCTAGCTAACTGGCTGGCATCCCGATACAGGCATCCTAGGGATGTCCCCCGGCCCCCAGAGGACACAAAGGAGGTGAGATGCTCTGAGAGTTTTATACTAAGGGGACAAGGAGAATCCGTGCAAGTTCTAGGTGTGTGCTTCCTGTCTTGTTTTAAGCTCCAGCCCTGCTATCTGCTCCTCCTCCAGACTTGGCCCCTTTTCCTGAgcttcataaaactacaaaagctaCAGTGGCTGCCTACGTTAGGGGCATGCAGAGCACTGAGTTTCACTGCATAATCTAGCTCTTCTGGGACCCGTTTCCAGAAAATTGCCTGGCATGAATTCAACAGAGAAGACTTTGCAACTCAGAGACCCTTGGGAGGCAGGGTTGACAGAGACTCGACTCTCCAAGGGTGTTAACGTTCTTTGTGTTCGTGAACGTGTATATTGTATTGGATATTGTGTGGGGAATTAAAATTTGGGGTTTGAAGCATCCTTGAGGTCATCTTAGCCCTGCTTAAGCAAGTACCTCTATCTCAAAGGCAGCTTCCGACCAAGAAGAGGACCCGAGTGTCCTTCAAACCAGGAATGGTGGTCTAATTTGCTCTGGGCTAATCGCGGAAAGTTCCTCTGTGAGCATCTTTAAGTCCTGCCATCCTGATTTTGAGGTTTGAACAGCGCTCCCACCTCATCTGTCCTGGATCTCCGCTGTGCCACAAGCACAGCTGTGGGCTGTTTGTTACGCATTGCTTGAAGGTGGGTGACaaatggctggggtgggggacagtTAGAACACCTCCTCTACTCCAGTTCCTGGGCGGCAGATGTTAAGTTCCTGCCGGAGACAGAGCAGAGTCTCACCCAGAACCTGCAGGACCATGCAGCTCTGTGCCCAGTCTTAGAGGGAACTGGATATCTAACCCCTGCTTTTCAGTCACTTTCGAATGGTAAGCCACAGTTTTCCCCTCATCTAGGGTCTCTTATTCTAAATGAGTTCTCAGGGCCTTGGAAAAATGCCTGAGGAAAATCTAGATTTCACCGAAACGTGTTCCTGAGTAGTAGTGAACATAGGAGAGGTGCTCTTGGAGGAGAGACATCTTCGACGACCTCGAGGAAAGGGATGGGGAGCCAcagtgaggaaaaggaagaccTTGAGAAACCCCTCAGATTATTCTTGAAGTTTGAAAATGGCGATGTTAGTATTAAGTGGGTTCATAGACGCCACTGATTGGCTCGGTCTCCAGGGAACGCATCACTATGACGTCAGAGCAGTGGGCAGGTGTGTTTGCCGATGTGAACTGAGGCACCATGGGGCAGAAAAGCATGGGAGAGAcgttaggaaactgaggcaccatgGAGTGGTAAAGCATGAGGAAGAGGTCAGGCAACCTGGTCATTGATAGTCATGggaattcaggaggctgaggcaggtggactgTCCCTTGTGGTATTGAAAAGACAGCATAGCTTGGCAGACAAGCTCACATATGCCCAGACATGCTTGACGCTTATGAGGATGCAGACCAACACATCAGAACCCAGGAAGCATAAACACAGAGAGCCAGATTCCATCTAGCCAAGGCCAGGGCCCTGGAGGACGGGGAGGAGCAAGGATCTTCCGGACTCATTAGGTCCCTGTACCTCTGACTTGGGGAGCTATGAAGCTCTGACTACGGGACACTGGCCCTAGTCTCCCTCACAAGTGGGAATCAGGCTCTCTCAGAGCAAAGGAGGATGAAGTGTAGGCTGGGAAAGGCTGCAGGGGACTAAAGTCTTCAGAGATTAATCTGGGGACTTCAGCAGAGGAAGGGGCTTTCCACAGCCACACAGAGGAACTGTAGACACAAGGGACCAGGAAGCAAAAATGCAGAAAAGTCCAGAGCCGGTGACGCCACCACAGCTAAGGGCAAGGACTAGAAAGTGGAAAATGTGAGTGGGGAGAAAGGAATGGAGCCAGCGAGTgacgggggtggggagagagaggatgcaGGAGACAGAGCTCTGTGACAGAGGATGAGTGTAGCAGCAGCCATTTCCTCCAGGAATGGACCAAGTCAGAGCCGGAGGAGACAGAAGTTGACGTGGTGAATGCTCAGAAATGTGGGCTTTGGAGTTAGCTTAGAGATCAAACCCCAGTATTTGATTataaagtctgttttctttgtgtgtgtgtgtgtgtgtgtgtgtgtgtgtgtgtgtgtgtgtgtctgtctgtctgtctgtctgtctgactgactgtctgtctgtctgtacgatctccaccttagtttttagACACTCCCTAACATAGTTTTGGAGATAGGGTGAACCTGTGTTTTAGTTAGACTGGGCTGAACCGCAACTTGCAGGGGCCCATCGGGCTCTGTCACTCCTCAGCCCAGCACATCCCTCACACCCTCCCTTGCCAGCCTTGGGACTATAGACGtgtggccaccaccaccacctggctttttaGGTAGGCAttggggacccaaactcaggtcctcgaatttgtacagcaggcactttacccaccAGGCCATTTTCCTAGCTCCTAAATTGTGAGGTCCTGATGGTAAGGGGGAGTCTAACAAGTGTTTTCCCTCTGACTTGGGAACactataaattttaaatgaatatttagagGGGGGAGACTCATGATTGAGTTTGGAGGATCCTGAGCtcaggatttgtgtgtgtgtgtgtgtgtgtgtgtgtgtgtgtgtgtgtgtgtgtgtggtgttttaatggatgtgtatgtgtgtgagtgtgcatgtacgtgttgtgtgtgagtgtatgtgtgagagtgtgtgtggtgggggtgtttTAATGGGTTACATTCATTTACCCCCATACCATTTACACTAGATAAAGCTTCTGTCTGGAAGCCTGCTACCACAGAAAGGGTAACATGGGGTACCACAGGGGCTGAAAGAGATGAAGGCTAGAGAGGCTGACACACTATAGGATATTTAATCCTGACCCCAGCTTTGCCCAGATTGCTGATCCCGGATGACCCAGGGCACAAAGCTGTTGTCCCCACACCCTACATTAAAGAGATGGCAGCTGTGCTGGCCGTGCTGGGCAAAAATGAGGTCAGGTTTTTGTCAAAGCCAGTGCAATTCACAAGCACATTTAACGGACTAGATTCACAGCAACGGTGGAGTCAATCACATTTCTGAAATCACAGATAGGAACTGACCCGCTGGGAAGAGAATTCGGGATACATTGTGAACTTCAAAAAGTTTCTGTCTGGAAACTGGAGAGGTAACCATGGCAACTGGGAAGGCAAGTTGAACCCAGAGGAGGGCTCTTCATCCCCAGCAGGGAGCTGTGTGCTCTCAGATCTGCGGTTGCGTATCAATTCCTTTGTCTCCGCTTGCTTTGTCAAATAGAACATACTAGTCCAGGAATCTGGAGACAGCCCTGGCTTCGGCCTGGATGCATTTAATGAAGAACGCCTTAGGCCGTGCTATTTTGTTGCCTATGAGATGGAAATTTAAAACCTCCTTAAAAACCTCACAAGGATGCAGAATGGACGGGGTTGGGGGGCTTTCGTGGATCCTCTGCAGAAATCAGTATTGTTGTCACGTGGCTGTGTCTGGGTTGATTCCAATATGGGTGAGCGTGCCGGTGAGACTAGAGTTTGATCCATCCGTGTCACATGGAGAACGGCTGTGCCCTGGTCCACACCCACATCTATGCCTGGCAGCTGTGTGATAAACGTGTGTCTGTGGGTATGAGGAGCACCGGGCAAAGCAAAACCTTCAACTCGGCTCAGCACCTCTCCCTCAGATCCAGAAGGTACGCCTGGTAGGCTGGCTGACTGCTCCGTGTGGATGAAGACTCGAGATACACAGCTGCTCAGCAAGGCATCCGCCCACAGATTGCCTACGCACCACTGCCCAGCACCGTGCAGCCTAGCCCTGGGGCTGTGTGGTACGAAGCCCTCAGGAGCTGAGCTTAGCAAGATGGGCATGTGGATTTGGTGTTCACTGCATCTGACATAGAAGTGTGCCAGGGAATGGGCCGGCCCCCTTTTGCCTTGGTTCTGCATTGAGAACGTGGGAGTTTGGGAACGGTTTCAAATGGTTCTTTAGCATGCACCAGGTTGACACACTAGGTCACAGGTCATAGGGCCTGGCTCAGCGAGGGGAGTCCTCAGCCTGAACGGTTGTCCCAGATGTTGGTTTTGGACTGGGCTGGATGGGTACAAGGAACTGAGATGCtgattttacatatcaaagcggACTTGGACTCtaagttctcccagcatccttcagtcttTACCTCAACCTTGAACTTTCCAACCCAGGGGCTGGGCAGCTCTTTCCCAGTGGCTCTTCTCTGTATAACCCAGGCATTTTAGtgtcttctcccccctcccccatgaacGGACATTCTCAAGTGCCCTTTCTCTGTCCGCCCCCAACCTGTTCTCCATGGTGATTCCCCTGGCTtcaatccttggggccagtgaactcactgTGGCTTCTAAACCCTAGACCCAAAGAAATGGAAGCATTTGGAAACTGAAGTCTTTAAGGTCTCTCATAATTACACAGCAGAAACATGATTTGAAACTGCCTAAATATCTACCCCTTAACCTCACTGCTGCTTCTTAGCAGCAATCTTAAAGGGAGCTGCTGAGGGACAGCAGGGAAGACTATGGCGCCTACAAGGGATGGTGTGGAGCTGAACTCGCAGTTGCTTAGCTTCAGGATGACTTGCCAGTTACAGagcagtttctgttgttttccagTGGGAGCAACGCGGGTACATTCAAAGCTGAACCGAAGCACCAAGACTTACCCTCTAACTACAGAGTGCGGAGCAATGCGGCTTTTTAAGCATCGTTGCAAAGATTTCTGCTATAATTGTGTTAAGTAAATGTTTCCGCACGTGTCTGCTGATCTTGGCCAAGTCTTTAGTTTAATGATCCTCTGATCCTTCATCACCTGCGGCGCCCATGGAACGGTACCTGTTCTGACCTGAGAGAGCGCAGGATAATGGTGATGTACTTTTTCTTGGAATGAACCCCCGTGTACTTGTCCTCCCGGTGCGTGCACTCTCCACCCATACAAAACCCCTCCtgtcattttaaattgttttcctgcTTTTACTAGAGGTCGgcggggtttgtttgttttgttgttgttgttttcctgacAAGTTGTGGGCATATGTCTGGTCTTCTCCTGGCCCCCCAAGTCTCTGACCTCGGAGGTGGGGACAGCCCCGTGCGCTCTGGAGGAGGTCCTGGGGGCTGCCAGTCACGCCCCACCCCATCTGGCTCCCCGCCCCGCCTCCTCCCTCGCTACGCTCAGCCCCTCTCTCTTATTGGTCGGCGACGCTcggcccctccccgcccccacggGATAAAAGACTTAGTAGCCAGGGGCCGGGCGCGTGCTGCTCGCCCGACCCCATCAGCGCAGGTCAGAACTTGCTACAGCCTCGCTTTTCTCTCTTCGCCCTCCGGTCCGTCACCATCCTCCCCACGACGTGCTGCCCTGCGCCCGCAACCATGTGCCGCACCCTGGCCACCTTCCCTAACACCTGCCTGGAAAGGTAAGAGAATTGTTTTTAGCCGTCCGGGCGACAAAGTCCGGAATCCACCAACGCTCAGCCTTGGGAACGCGGGGAAACGGGGACAGCGAGGCGGGACTGCAGTGCCATAAAGACCCCAAAGTGTTAAGAGCTATCAGGGCATAACCTTTTTATGGACCAGAACTCCAAGACACCAATGAGAGAAGGGCTTAGGGCCTTGGAAATGGCCGAGTGTCCCCAAGTTTCTTGAGACTGAACTTTGGGGTGATGGAGTTAGTTCTTGTGGGACGCCCCCCCCCCggaccctcccacccctgcccaaaCGTCTCTGTGCTGGCAGAGCAAACAGAATCCTTACATGCTGTTGTTTGTCTTTCAGAGCCAAAGAGTTCAAGACACGCCTGGGGATCTTTCTTCATAAATCAGAGCTAAGCTCGGATACTGGGGGTAACGGCAAATTCGAGTGGGCCAGTAAGCTTAGCAAAGAGAGGTAAGTTCTATGGTCTGACCAGTCCAAGGGCtcgggggtgggggctggggtgggggaggcctgAGAGGAAAATAGCAGACGAGCTAGGTGGCCCTAAGCCTCTCTGGAGATTTTAGTGAGACTTTACTGCTGTGCTGTAGCCGCGGAGCTCCATTGTGGAGGTGGTACAGTCTGGTACAGTCCAGGTTTTGCTAACCCCAGCAGATGTGTGCCAATAGGACATGCACTCCTGTTTATCTGAAGATGTCAGAACACTCGGATACAGGGCTAGGGCAGGGTCTGCTCCCGTCTAGTGAGCATCTTGCCTAGATGCCAGGTGTTATGCTGGGCTTTGGGGTCGCAGGTAGCTAGGCTCTCCCAGCCTCCTGCTTCACTGGAGAGGTGTGCAAACCAAAGTTGAGAGTCTTGGGAGTAGAATCCATTTGCTTACAGAAGAGGGGGTGTTAGGGATACTGGCTGAGGGACTAAAGGGTTGCTGGATGTCCAGATGCCCCTTATATAACTCGCTACTTGTTTCACAGGAGTTTGAGGGGTTTGTTTTGACAACCATCAACTTCACCTTAGGATGTGTGCTatgctcttgttttttttttttttgttttgttttgtttttgttttttaatgaatttaaaaatctctgcttccccccttcctcctcccctgacaGAAGCTTCTCAGAAGATGTATTGGGATGGAGAGAGTCTTTCCAGTCACTGCTGAACAGTAAAAGTAAGTAGGaccctgttgtctgtctgtgaaaGGCACGTGCGGGCTCATGTGCTTGGAGCTTGTCCCAGCGATGCTGAAAAAAACACGGGGctaaataatagtagtagtaataataaccCCGGTCCCCCAGTGTGCCAGCCTCTGTTCGGAACACAAAGGCAGAGCCTTGTTCAGGAAAATGACATTCTAAAAATAGAGCCATTAACGCCAATTGCTGTCTTTTCTTCCCAGCTGTCCTCTAAGTCTgacctgtctctcctttctcccttaccACCAGATGGGGTGGCCGCCTTCCACGCCTTCCTAAAGACGGAGTTCAGCGAGGAGAACCTGGAGTTCTGGCTGGCCTGCGAGGAGTTCAAGAAGATCCGATCAGCCACCAAACTGGCCTCCAGGGCCCACCACATCTTCGATGAGTACATTCGCAGTGAAGCCCCTAAAGAGGTCAGTGTCCCAGCACCAGCTGTAACTCCTCCAGACCCTGTCTGCCTCTTCCCAACTGAGAACCGGGGTCAGCGAGGGAAGGATTAAGTTTGCAGTGCAGCAGTCTTCATGGTTACAAAAGGGTAGGGAGTCAGTGGCCGGACAGGAAACTTTGTGACCCAAGGTGGCACAGCACAAGGGCAGTGAGattatttttttgtcttctctCCATACCCACATTTGTAAATTAGTTATGTTTCTTAAAAGCCTCAGCACATGAAGTACCGAGGAACAGGACTTCAGTAACAGTTGGGTAACAGCACTCTGACCTGTGTCCACCCTTTGGGaacattttttggttttggtttcccgGCTGGATGGATATTCACAGTAGCAGTGGCACCACCTGGTGGGCACACCTGAGCAATGCTGTATTTGTGTATCTTGTTTTCTGGCTGCTTCTGTTTATCTCAGTTACTCTTAGAAAGAGTTAGTAAGTATCAATTTTGTGCAAAGAGGTTTTATTGTCTTAGAGGACATAGCAAAGAAACATTCCTAATGGAACTGTATTCTAACAGGAGAAGGTATCAGTAACCAATTCAGTATAAGCCAGGGATGTGCACAAGACACACAGTGGGAGTTAGGGGGTGGGTGCAAGAGCCAAGAATTGTAAGGATggacagggggagggaaggggaggggaggggggagagagggaggaagggagggagggggtaggaGGACATCCTGCCACAGGGAACGGGGACAGATGAGGTCATACACATGGCTGGTGGCCAGATGTGGTCATTCTAGCTTTTCTTTTGAATGACTTGGAGAGGAAACTAAGGTGTTTCCAGACCGAGTGGGCTTGGTGTAGCAGctgtgaggacagacagacagacagtgggagcAAGGGGAGGCAAGCCCTGAATTATTGCACACAGCCAGGGCAGAGGTGGTGACTGGAACCATCAGAGGGAGTACTATTGCTCAATACACCTTATGTTAATCTCCAGAGATCAGAGGACCAACTCCTGAGTCTGATGTAGGAACTGTCCCAGAGCTGAAAAGCTGgcgagtggggctggagagatggctcagtggttaagggcactgactgctcttatagaggacatAGGTCACCCCGCACTATACGTCTAAAACTCCTATATTTCGTCACCAGCATGACAGCTTACAACCTCcctccagttctggggaatccaacaccttcttcagGCCTCTAGAGGCTCTACACATACCTGgtacacacacttatacaggcacatatacatacagattatatgtatgtgtgtatatatacatacaaattgtgtgtgtgtgtgtgtgtgtgtgtgtgtgtgtgtgtgtgtcaagggagactcctttatTTAGTGTCTGGTACTCTTTCAATGACCTCACTTGCCCACCAaactccctgccctgccccgccaCTCCACTCCACACCACTCACCTTTGTGGTTGTCTTGCCTTCCCCACAGGTAAACATAGATCACGAGACCCGAGAACTGACCAAGACAAACCTACAGGCCGCCACTCCCAGTTGCTTCGACGTGGCTCAGGGGAAGACCCGCACATTGATGGAGAAGGACTCTTACCCGCGCTTCCTCAAGTCACCTGCTTACCGCGACCTGGCTGCCCAAGCCTCGGCCACCTCTGCTTCCGGCAGCAGCCCAGCTGAGCCTTCACACACTTGAGCCTCCACAGCaaccaagaaggaagagaggtggaGTCACCCATCCCTGAAGCAGCTGCCCTGTGTGGGAGGCAGGCCTTGTGCAGCAAGTGCGAGAGGATAGTGAAGGGATAGACGGACAGACGGGCATCCCCGCAGCCTGAGTGTGAAGAACTCCCTCTCCTCCAGATACTGTGGTGGGCCCAGCGTAGGAGAGACTCCTCATTGCCAGGACCTGTGGCTGAGGGCTGACATGGAGGCTGTGTGGGGTGCTCTGGGGAAGGGTCCTGCACCTATGTTCTTTCTCCCAGGCACACTCAAGGAATGCTGGGGGGTTGGGAACCTTGAGTATGGGAGCCGGAGAGCGTCATGGCAGCTGTCTACCTGCCAGACAGTTGGCTTTGATCCCGTCTTGATTTCCTCAGTCCTGGATGTGGCCTAGAAAAGGCTATGTATGTGGAaccttcctcccctgcccctgccttcccagGGACACCCAGAGACTCCTAGCTGAGGCCTCTGCTCATTCTTAAGCTCATTCTCACAGTCTCACGGAGGTCAGCGAGTCCGTCTGATTCTTGCCCCAGATGAGATTTCTATACCTCAGAAACTGGCCTGTGAGCCCCTTTCCGGGTCAACAATGAACCCTGCAAAAAGAAGCCATTTTGCTCACGTGACTCTAGGCCGGGCGCTCTCGGTGGCTTTCTGTAGGTGGGCCCCTGACCTCACATTTGCAGCACGGTCTGCTTGTGAACAGGGCTAACTGAGAAGCCTTACTGGGCCTTGTACCTCCTTAGATGAGGTCtaaggagggaggtgggaggaaggaggcttCAAGCCCCGGGACCAGCATTCATGTCCGACAACTGAGCAAAGGAGAGAAGTCGTGGAAAAATCCTTCTGTAGGGGGAGCCCAAAAGACCAGCCGAAGTCAAATCAGTTCTCTTTGCGGTTATGAATATGGGAAAATGATGCCCCCTACCCCTCACCCCCCTGGTGGAAGGGGAGCCTTGCACCTCTTTCCTGTTGACATGAGATGCCCAACGTAGTTAGGGGAGAAGTAGGTCAGGGGTCAAGAAAGCTCTGGAACAGAAGTTAGTGCAGCCAAGGGAGTATTGAGGATGTGGGGGGTGCCTGGAAGgatggggctggggggggggatcAATCTGCCTATCACCTCTGAGTCTTACCGAACAAACATTCCAAGTTGGGACTTCCAGCACCAGAGACCAAGATGGCTGTGGAGACGTAGGTTGCCAGCATTGTTCTCTCTGCACTTGAGGCTTCTCCGGGAGAAAATCCTTTTAAGTATACGATGTCGTTCTGTTGTGCTGATTGTCTCAGCTGCTGTTGTTTGCTGTTCTTATTTATTGTGATTTGTTTGCCCGTACTGAAGAAACTCAACGGGAGCTGCTGCCCGACCGCGCCTCCTCCCTACCAGACTCTACCTCAGCAAGCCTTGCGAACCACTGAGGGCTgtcggtgggtgggtgggggggactCCCCACtgtgttaatatttatttattgttaacaAAGGGAGCTGGGTTCCTTTATCAGTGGTGTACGAAAtccctgtttttctgtttgagcATGTTATAttcttgtaaaaaaaatgaaaataaaactcaaaaaataaTATCCCATTTCCAAGGACCACGTGGTTAGTATGAGGATCCAGGGGAATATGGAGAGCCGGTGGTGTCACAGAGCTCTGGCAATTCTGTGGTGTGGGGACACGGGACAGGGTGGGTGGCCGAAGGCAACCAAAGGCTTTGAAAAGTTTTGCAGCGTAGTCCTCAAGGAGTAGGGTGTCCGGACCCTCTGTCCATTGCCTTCTGGGTCACCTCAGTCCTGAAATCCTGCTCTTCGGTTTCACTACCTGAAAAGAACCTTGCCCAGGTACACAGTgaatgcctgcaatcctagcttTAAGGAgagtggggcaggaggattgtgaatttgagaATAGCTTAGATTACATGGTGAGATCTtgattcaaaaaaaaatgtttttatgtgatgatatatatatatatatatatatatatatatatatatatatatatatatcttcttatACACAGATCTGACCTGTTGGCACAGGCCTGACACGCTGTTGGGTCTCAGTTCTCCCCTAAGTCCTCAGTGTGATCAGAGTTCAAGTCCTTGGTTGTAGAGACCTCTTAGAATTGCACCCTACACCTAGATCCAGGGTTCTCGGGTGATAGCAGGAGGGGTTCTGACATCGAGGGCTTAGGCAAGAATATGGGACCAAACAGGCAGGCTTTGACCTCATATGGTCCTGACAACAGCTGCACAAGTTCCTGATGGGGGcgccatctgtgtgtgtgtgtgtgtgtgtgtgtgtgtgtgtgtggtttctttttcttttttttttttttttgggagctggggaccgaacccagggccttgcggttgctaggcaagcgctctaccacctgagctaaatccccaaccccgtgtgtgtgtgtgtgtgtgtgtgtgtgtgtgtgtgtgtgtgtgtgtgtgtgtgtgtgcatgccagagatcagaggacaatttacaggagctggttctctgcttctaccttttgggttctgggggttgaactcaggtggtcagccttggcagcaagcatttttacctgctgagccatctcgctagccATGGGCCCTCTGTCCCTGTTTTCCCACTGCTGTAGATGTTTGCACACATAAAAACATGGCTATTCCTTAATGCTACAAAGGGTCATAACCTCCTTTTGCCAGACTAAAGACTCCTGCTTTATGCATGTTTTTGTCCCtggtttttctctgtattttatcTTCTGCCTGGAGAATTCCAGAACCCCAGATGAGAAAATGTAAGATGAGGGGGCAGGCATCAGTTAAGCCAGTATGTCATGGAGAACACAACAGTCAGCAAACAAACCTAGGCCAGAACAGTGCTTTCCAGGGCCGAGGAGAGCCAGCCGATCCCTTATGCTCTGCTGCCCTCCTGTGGCCATAAGTATATATAGTCTTAGgtttgtctaacttcttgagtctaTTTATCTATGAATGCAGGGGCCTGCAGCTGGGATGAAAGATGGGTGTGAGCGGttcagtgtgggttctgggagcacTTGGGTCCTCCAGACAGATGTATTCTTAACAGCGGAGCTGCCTTCTCCAGCCCAAACTTCCACTGGTTTCTAAAGCTGTGTCTTTCCCCGTGGAATTCTATATAATGGCtagaatttgttttattaattcattttggtGAACATAGAAAATTTTGATGAAATTGGAATTATTAACACAGTTTCTAACACAGTGCGTATAGGAGTTAAGGCAAGATTTACTTAGTTCATAGGGGAAAAGACTGTTCAGAGGTCCAGGGACTATGAGGTGCAAATTCAAGGCGGGTGGAGTGCTTGAAATTGGtccaggagaagacagagaagcctGAAGTTAAGTATCGGATCCTAAGTTAAGTGGTTGATCCTAAGGGCGAGAGATGCAAGGGGCTTAGGGACCGTATTACAGGGTAGATGCACTCACCTGCAgggagcaaaggcaggcaggcaaagcttGCAGCCTTTCTCCTGCAGATCTTAGCAGCAGCTAAAAGGTGCTGCACACTTTTCTCTTTGCTAATATCCTATCCGATCAGGTGATAGCTGAGACTAACCATCACAGCCACGAGCTCAGACACCGCCTTAGACTTTGAGTAAAGCAAGAATGTGTGGATTTTTGTATCAAGCTTCCATATAAGGGAAAGTCCTCCTTTTAGccatccacagggcagctcacagaaAGCATGGCGTAGCGCTCAGAGCTACGCGACTGACTTTAATCTCATGCCTGCG
This is a stretch of genomic DNA from Rattus rattus isolate New Zealand chromosome 10, Rrattus_CSIRO_v1, whole genome shotgun sequence. It encodes these proteins:
- the Rgs16 gene encoding regulator of G-protein signaling 16, which translates into the protein MCRTLATFPNTCLERAKEFKTRLGIFLHKSELSSDTGGNGKFEWASKLSKERSFSEDVLGWRESFQSLLNSKNGVAAFHAFLKTEFSEENLEFWLACEEFKKIRSATKLASRAHHIFDEYIRSEAPKEVNIDHETRELTKTNLQAATPSCFDVAQGKTRTLMEKDSYPRFLKSPAYRDLAAQASATSASGSSPAEPSHT